Part of the Bactrocera neohumeralis isolate Rockhampton unplaced genomic scaffold, APGP_CSIRO_Bneo_wtdbg2-racon-allhic-juicebox.fasta_v2 ctg2283, whole genome shotgun sequence genome is shown below.
tttttttgaatttgtcgTTGTCTGTTTAGTTAAACGCGCTGTCTTTGACTTTTGggagcaaacaaaaaaacaaacaaacaaaaggcATCTCTCAGACGGACGTCCTCcacgaaaacacacacacacacagacacacacacacacacgttccCTATGTCTCTCTCCTCCGAATGGAGCTCCTCGGTGTGGTGCGCGCGGACCGCAAAGGTGGTGAGGTGGTCACGCAGCAGGCCCCGACAAACAGCAGCGCGCGAGCTTATGCGGCCAGTGGCAACCCCGATCGTCGTCCGGGCACGCGACCCCGCGGTCTTCACGCCAGTAGCCAGAGCGGCGGCGGTGGCAGCGCGAACGGTGCTGCTGCTTCTTcctctttttcttcttcctcttctccCGCGTCCTCTGCCAGTCGCGCGTTGATGCGGGTCCTTGCGGGCCGCGACATCAGCGAGACGTTTTGGGTCCCGGACGCCGGCAAGAACGAGATGGGCTTACTGGAGACGCTGCATCGCCGTGGGTCGACGAACCGCACCTTTGTGCTCTTGCAGAGCCGCCCCCTGCCCGAGCTCGAGTTTAACTTCTCGACCTGCACCGGCATGAACATTGACCTCTCGCATAACGCCTTCCGGCTGTCCAAGACGGCGATGGCCTTGCACCGCGTGGACGCCCAGCTCGGCCCCGACGATGGCGATGGCGACGGCGACGACGTCGacggcggcagcggcagcgaaGACGGACTACAGCCGGTATGAGCAATTTGTGAACGACAAGACCGGTGAGGTGTATTTCCAAGCGGAGGACGGCAAGTTCTACCCCTGCCGCTGCCGTCCTCACCGAACggaggcggcggcggcggccgCAACCGACAAACGTCCGGTGGTGGAAGGATCAACATGTCGACCAATGGGTTCAAGTCCGTGCTGCGCGCGAGCCTGCAGTCCCTGCAGGAGGAGGACTACTACCTCGTGAAGTACCGCGACTACAGCGCGTGGGCGACGAGTAACTACCGCAGCATCGCCAAGAGCGACACCGTCTTTGGTCGCAAGTACGTGGAGCAGTGCTTCGCTGTCCACGTCGGGCGGGAGCCCGGCGAGCTTCTTCCCATCACCGAAGCCCAGTTCCTCTTTGGCGTAGACATGCTGCAGCGGCAGCTGCTCAACCAACTGGATGGGGTGAGGCCCTCCGCCTCCGCCGCCGGCGCCGCCAACAAGAGCACCTACATGCAGTACCAAGTGGACATCAACTACAGTGCATTGAACGCGGACCAGTTCCGTGCACTGGGCGCCCTACTGGGCGACGGCCTTCGTCCCGTGGGCGTTGAATTCGAGGAAAAAGAAGAAGGCCGACGAGGAGGCGAGGGCCCGAGAGCAAGGCTTTCACCGCGCCCACAGCTTCTACGAGCCGCCCGCGTGGTATGACTGGACGCCGGGCGCGGTGCGCAGGCGCGTGCAGCATCAGTTGGAGATGTACTACGTCTCCGTCGGCCGCCTCGCGATTCAGGTCGCGGTCCTTGGCGCGATTGGCTTCTTCACTTATCGCGCGCTCCAGCCCTATCCTCCCGTCCTTTGGAGGGAGATGAGGAAAGGGCGCGGGACCAGTGGCGGCAATGGAGGAGGAGGAAAGGGAGGAGGAGGACGACGGAAGGGCCGTGGGGAGGGCGACGACGAGGGCGGGCGTGGACACCGGGCGCGTAGGAGCTACTGGTTCTCCGACGATGGCGGCAGCGCAGAGGAGGAGGGCTACGAATACGTCCGGCAGGGCCTCCTGCGAACGGTGTTGATGGGACCGCGTGAGGTGTTCGACTACTTCTTGGCCCCCACCGAGGACTGAGGGAAAGAGAATGTGGATGAGGATGACGCGGATGCATCAAGGGCACCAAACGAGAAGAAAGAAAAACGGAAGGAGGAGgctcaaaaaagaaaaaaaaagaaaagcgaaGATTCTTTGTTCGTTGCACCTCtttttcgggtttttttctttttcctccctttttctctctctttttttttttttttgcgagtCTTTCATCTCTTCGCTTGTCgcttttccgtttttttttttcacatcaTATTGTTTCCTCTTGCTGCGCGTGACCTTAGTAGAATGGGACGCATTGTTTTTTGTACCCCGGCTACAGCGTTGGTACAAAGGTGATATGACCCCTTTCTTTTtatcttcttttctttttttttgtgatttttatgtttttttttttctctgcaTCCTCACTATCATTCCTGCCTTcctttttttgctctctctctACGCCTCTGTGCTGATTCtgtcttttttttcttctccCTTTTCCTTCTTTTTCTTGTGAGACTTTACACCTCTCCCTTCTCCTCATAATAATAACAAGAGGAAAACTGCAATGAAAGATAAACGGGACGGAAGAGACGCCAAACgaagcaaagcaaacaaaaaatggaGAGCTGgcggacacacacacacacacacacacatatgcaagggaaagaaagaaagagagagagaaaaaagaaaagaagaaaagagtAACGTCTGTTGAAGGACTTCCCTCTCCCATCTTTTTTTTGACCTTCCACCCGTTGAAGGGGAATGGGTGAGATACAGTTGCGTTGAGCGAATGGCGACATTCCCTTTCTTCCTCTCTCTTCTACGCGTTGCAGAGTCCACGAAGAATGAAtggagaaaagaaaaaacataaaagaggcaatcaaaaaataaaacattttggcCAATTCTTCTCCACTTCTGCTCCACTATCCTTAATCCcagtaacaacaataattatacacacacatatactcacACAACAGGAGATCACGACTTGCCTTGAGCAAGACTggcctttgaaaaaaaaaaaaaaaaagagaagataATCCACACTAGTTAAACcaaacagcaaaagcaaaaaaaaggaaagaaagagagaaagagagaaaagaaaacaaaacagtgCCTCTAAGTACTTCATACACCTAGGCCTCcttcttttttcttgttttctctttttgcttgtttgtttgtatacgcgtgtgtaaaaaaagaaaaaacgaagagagaaagagagaggaaGGAAGGAAGGAACAGGCAGCATCATGCCTCGTTTACCCACCGTGAAAGTCTACTCTGCGCAGAACCCGACCTCCCGCCGCAGCGTCCCCGCCTACCGCTCCCTTCGGCGAGAGCGACGCGCGAAGCAGCCCGCGAGGGCCGTCCTGCCGCGGCTCCAGGGAAGGCCAGCCCCTCCTCCATCTCCACCTCCACCTCCACCACCGCTGACCACGTCATCATCTACAAACACGACTACCGCGAGCCGACCActggcggcggcagcagcagcggaGGCGGCGATGCAGTCGCCCTCTGCTACAGCTATGGGGAGCCGCCGGCCTTTCTGAGCCACGCGGCGGTGGTCCAGCAACTGACGAGGACGCCGTCGATCTCCGCAGCAGCCGCCGCGGCATCGACAGGAAGCGGACGACGGCCCTCTCTTGCGGACGCCAGCGCTGCCGCCGCCCCTGGCAACGGAGCGGGCGAGGGGCGAAGGAGCCACGACAGCCGGCGGAGCCGAGCTGGTTTCTCCTCGGAGGTGCTCGACGGCGGGAGGCGCGGGGAGGGCGCGAGCTCCAGCCGCCATCAAAGCCGCGACAGCTCTGTGGGCGGGACAAGTGGCATGGGCCGGTCGCAGCGCGCCTTCGACGCCAAGTGTCGACAGAGCCACCGCCGCTTTCTCGAGCTCTCAGGGCGGTTCAAGCGGAAGGACAGGCGGAATGTGAGCGTGGCCGCGGGCAGCGCCGCCGCTGACAGCGTCTTTGTCGGCGGCGGCGGTGCGGACTCGGCTGCCACGGAGGCGGGCGGGCGCGTCGTGTCGCGAACGGCCGGTGGCCGCGACGCAGAGGGCGAGTACCCCTCCTCTGCTCCACCTCCGCACACGGCGCCAACGGCAACAGCAACGGCGGCGGCGCGAATGGGCGGGGCGCGCCCCACGGCGCCCACATCCCCCGCTGGGTGTCTTGTCGAATGGCGGGGCGGTGGCGGCCGCGTGTCCTCTCACCACCCGCCGGGGCCGCCGACCAGCACCGCTGCCTCGTCCTTCGCGGAGGCGGCGGCCCTGACGTCGCCCTCCTCCGCACTCGACGACGACGCCGACTTTGTCTTTGGCATCGGTACTTGCGGTCTGCGGGACCAGGAGCTGCTCCGCGCCGCGCGGCCGCCGCCGCCGCGAATGGCCccgacagcagcaacaacagcggcagCGAGCGCGGCGGCGGCGCAAGGCGCCCTCCGAGTCCGTCTTTGACCGTCTGCGGAAGCGGCAGAAGGCCCCCACGCCGCCGCCCGTCCCCGCCGTCGCGGCGGACGTCGCCCCACTCGGCCACAACgcgcgccgccgccgccgccgacAGCTCCGCGGCGGCCACGACGTGACGCTCCTTCTCGTCGACGAGGCGGACGATGCCGTCGCGCCCTCCGCCTCGACGGCGACAGCGCTGCCGCGGCttccaccgccaccaccaccaccaccacttcACTGCACTCATCTTCTCCCTCTCCGGCTGCACCATCGCCATCGCCCTCGCCATTGCCCTCCACCACTTCCACGACGATGACGAAAGGCCGGCGGCAGCACTTCACGGTGCTGGCGGGTGGTGGGGTGATGGACGTCTTTGGGTACTTCCCGACGCACCGGGTCTATCCCGAGTACTACCAGCGCCTGCGCCGTCtcgagcagcagcagcagagcaGTGGGGGTGGGAGTGGAAGTGGAAGTGTTACGGCGGAGGGGGGGCTGCTGCTGGCGGCGGCGGAGAGGCAGCCGCAGCGGAGGAGGCCGCCGCCGCCGCGGAATGgcggaggaggaggaggaggaggagtgGTTTAGTCCACTGGCGGGGGAGAGGCGGTGAGCGCGGGGTTATGGACGGACGCACAGTCGTTGTCTTAGCATCCGTCCATccctctttctttctttctctctccatttttttttgtttttttttttgtgtcttttttttttgctttgctatttgcatcttttttaaaaaatttttttctctgcaAGATTATTCTCATTgcggcgttttttttttttttgaaaaaggaaagtgaagaaaaaaaaaagtaaaaggtgGGAGGGAagaaggagagagagagagagagagaaaaaaagcgAGGGAGAAAAAAGGGGCAGTGCCAAGTGTTCTCCCTCTGCTCAAGTATTGAACGATTCCCgtctccctttttttttttaaatcgctcGTGGGATGAGCCgcgcataaaaaaaaatgacaaaaaaacaacaacaaacaaaatgagATTTTAAGCAGCTCTCAAGTGCTTtccttttatcttttttttcccttttttttttgctctcctCCTGCCCCCCTCTCCCCCCCTTTTTTCCCGTGATCCCTATGCCCTGCAGTAGTGTCtctctctttgtttttttttgtcaagtttcactttttttctttccttaCTCCATCGTTCATTAAACGTCTTGTACCACGACAGCGCCGTGTTTGTATGTCCCTCCTTTTCCCCCTTTTGTcctctcttttttttctttttttatggacACGACTTGACCGCCCTCTTCCCatcttttctctttttcttttttttttctctgcctttttttttttttttgtgtgtgtgatcctcttcttttcttttttttttggaaagcaaGCCAAAAGCAAGaaacagaacaacaacaaaaaacaaaaaaaacacctCTCTTCTTTTCTCTctcagaaagaaaaaaaaaaaaaaaaaaaaagaaagaactaAGGATGGAAACGGTATCAACGATGACGATGGatgtatatctttttttttctttttttttttctcttccgtcttgctttttttttcctaaagaaaaaaaaaaggagacaACTTGACTCTTTATTCCggatactcacacacacacacacacacacagacgcggcctctcttttttttttttaactattatctttttttctcttttctattttttttgcaCAAGCTCCACTTgctctttctttctttcatttttcttttttctctgtCTCTCAACGAAAGAGCAGGACGCTATATGCTTTGGTACTTTTTTTTTCCTTGGTTTCCCATATGTATTATTCACACACAGATTCattcttcttatattttttttgaatctttTTTTCTTTGGCGGTGAGTTCACGTCACCAccagagaaaaaaagaaaaaaaaaaaaaaacagagcgACAACAAAAAGCACcactcctttttttttttttctcttgtcACACTTCTTTTCTTAtgcttcgtttttttttctctgtCACGCCTTCTTTACACTCCtgtctttttctcttttttttttgaaatttttttttgctttgtattttGTACTCTCTTTGGACTATCTTTTGCACAGTCTTTCTCTTCTCTCTCACACTCTCTCTCCTCccttttcctctttttttttctctccacCTTTGAACGCGGCTCTCTCTTTTCTCTCAAGGAAGGAAAGAATCTTTGCATCACCACCACTACATCTGCTCGctcgtctttttttttttttttttttttcttttttttttttaagtctcaCTGTTTTTGTCTGTCTTTTCTTCtcacctttttttttgttaatttttttttttctatattgtaGTAGGAACTTCACCGcgtctatttttttttttttttctttttattgctttactTCACTTTTCACTTGTACCTTCACacactctttttttttaaatttctttttttttctctctctcttgaTGTACACAAGCACACGATTcagttttgcaaatttttttctttcttttttttcttttttttcttttccgctcactttttttttttcttcatctcacagttacacttttttttttttgatctctCTGCTCGACCGCCAcgtgaaaaaaacaaaaaacgcaaaaagtcaataaaacaataataataataataataataagaagaaaCAACAAATCAACGGACCGTGAGcgaacgaaagaaaaaaaacgggaattcattttttaaaaaaaaaaaagctctccctttttttttttttgagagaaaaaaaaaaagaaaagaaaaaaaatataaaaaagatatatattaaaaaaaaaaaaaacagcatcTCTCCATTCATAatcgcaaacaacaacaacaacaacgacatgAAAAAGGatgtgctttttcttttttttttttttagcttttgaaaagtGCACACGCGCACAGACGCACACAGACAGACACACAGAGGAGGATCCACGGACGCAGTGCatctctttctttctctctctctctctcttttgcGCTCGCTGTACACAGACACAACCACATACCCCTCCCCCTCTTTCTCATCttccccacacacacacaattcatcaacgaaaagaaagaaaaaaaaagaaaaaagaaaagaaaagggaAGGAATGAAAAACGTGAAAAGGCAAAGCGTGCGATGGGAAGAAGGCCGGAGAATCGCTTTCTCGGATGCTAGGGAAAAAGGAGAgagaggagagagagagagagagaaaaggagagagagagagatggaGAAGGAGGAAGCCACACACGCACACCTCCCTCTTTCTTTCTCTCCTGTccctttttctctctctctctgtttcTCTCTGTGTGAGGCTCTCCAGTGAGAACGTGattcttgtacacacacacacacacatacatcccTCATTTTTTTTCACACTgccccctttttttttctttttttttgtctctCTCTTCTTTGCAAGCTCTCTTTAAAAATAgtgtttcaaagttttttttctttccattttttttttttgttctgagagagaagaagaaaaaaaagagaataaCAAAAGCACCCCTTTCATcgtcttttttttcttttttttacttttttttcttttaggttTCTTCTTTGATCAAGAAGTAGGCACACAAAAGAACTGAGAGATATTCCCATTTCCTcctctttctctttttctttttctttttttctttcccaCTCTCTTTCGaggtctctctctctcttttacacacacacacacacacacatccctCTCCTCCCCCCTCCACGTGAATGTTGGCATCCCTCAGTATCAAAGGCAATCAGCCGCGCCGACGTGCAACACCGAGCTTCGAGGCGGTGGAAGTACACCAACCCACATGAGACGACCCGGCACCGATTAT
Proteins encoded:
- the LOC126766726 gene encoding gametogenetin-like; the encoded protein is MRKGRGTSGGNGGGGKGGGGRRKGRGEGDDEGGRGHRARRSYWFSDDGGSAEEEGYEYVRQGLLRTVLMGPQPDLPPQRPRLPLPSARATREAAREGRPAAAPGKASPSSISTSTSTTADHVIIYKHDYREPTTGGGSSSGGGDAVALCYSYGEPPAFLSHAAVVQQLTRTPSISAAAAAASTGSGRRPSLADASAAAAPGNGAGEGRRSHDSRRSRAGFSSEVLDGGRRGEGASSSRHQSRDSSVGGTSGMGRSQRAFDAKCRQSHRRFLELSGRFKRKDRRNVSVAAGSAAADSVFVGGGGADSAATEAGGRVVSRTAGGRDAEGEYPSSAPPPHTAPTATATAAARMGGARPTAPTSPAGCLVEWRGGGGRVSSHHPPGPPTSTAASSFAEAAALTSPSSALDDDADFVFGIGTCGLRDQELLRAARPPPPRMAPTAATTAAASAAAAQEGPHAAARPRRRGGRRPTRPQRAPPPPPTAPRRPRRDAPSRRRGGRCRRALRLDGDSAAAASTATTTTTTSLHSSSPSPAAPSPSPSPLPSTTSTTMTKGRRQHFTVLAGGGVMDVFGYFPTHRVYPEYYQRLRRLEQQQQSSGGGSGSGSVTAEGGLLLAAAERQPQRRRPPPPRNGGGGGGGGVV